TCGAATACAACACCAACAATGGCAATTAGTAATCCAATAACAATTCGTACTAAGCGATCAACTGATCCAACATTACATTTCATCTGTTTTATTTTTTAGTATTTGTAAGTTAAAACAATCGGGAAGTGATTGAGTTCAAAAGTGATCGTCAATTATGTTACAGGCTGTTTCAATAAACAGCGGGCATTTGCTTTCAAATACACCTGCTTCCTTTGCCTCGGCTGCTATTTCGGGTATTGAAATGTCGTAACCAACTAATTCTTTACAGATTAGACTACCGTGTTCTCCTTTGAATTTTTCGTTAAAGAGCTGGATTTTTTGTTTTGTGATGGCTTTTGCATCCGGATCGGATGTTGCGTGCCCGTGTTTCATCCCAATTACCATGTAGGCGCCGGTTGCCGCGCCACAAGTTTCGGCACACGCCATACCACCTCCAAATCCACTGGCAATTTTAAGTGCGGTTTTTTCATCAAGTCCGATTTCTTCCGCATAAAGGCTAAAAACAGTTTGTGCACAGTTTACCAGCGCAAATCGTTCATCAACAAGGTCTGCTTTGTGTGTCATGTTTTTGTTTTAAAGATAGGTGTTTTTCATAAAAAAAGCCCGAAGTTTTCACTCCGGACTTTCTGAAATTATTTTTCAGCTATTTTTTATTCTCCGCGAACAGCTGCAACACCAGGAAGCACTTTCCCTTCAAGGTATTCCAACAAAGCTCCACCTGCAGTTGAGATGTAAGATACACCATCGGTAAAACCAAATTGGTTCACACATGCTACCGAGTCGCCACCACCAACAAGCGAGAAAGCTCCTTTTTTAGTAGCCTCAACAATAGCGTTTCCAATTGCGATAGAACCTTCAGCAAAAGCCGGCATTTCGAAAACACCAATGGGGCCGTTCCAAAGAATTGTACCCGAGTTTTCGATCACCTTTTTGAAAATTTCAATTGTATCAGGACCGGCATCCAATCCCATCCATCCATCTGGAATTTCATTCACAGGAATTGTTTTCACATTTGCATCGTTACTAAAAGCATCGGCAGCAATAACATCGGTGGCCATGTACAGATTTACACCTTTTTCCTTGGCCAGTTTTTCAATGTTTAATGCAGTTTCCAGGTAATCATCTTCACAAATCGAACTACCCACTTTTCCGCCGTGTGCTTTAATAAATGTAAATTTCATACCACCACCTAAAATCAGGTTGTCAACTTTGTCGAGCAGGTTTTCGATGATTGTAATTTTCGAAGACACTTTTGCTCCACCCATAATTGCAGTTAACGGACGTTGTGGTGCTTTAACCACTTTATCAAGGCTTTCAACTTCGCTTTCAATTAAGTAACCAAACATTTTATCGTTCGGGAAAAATTTAGCAATAATTGCTGTTGAAGCGTGTGCACGGTGTGCAGTACCAAAAGCGTCGTTTACCC
The sequence above is a segment of the uncultured Draconibacterium sp. genome. Coding sequences within it:
- a CDS encoding C-GCAxxG-C-C family protein; translated protein: MTHKADLVDERFALVNCAQTVFSLYAEEIGLDEKTALKIASGFGGGMACAETCGAATGAYMVIGMKHGHATSDPDAKAITKQKIQLFNEKFKGEHGSLICKELVGYDISIPEIAAEAKEAGVFESKCPLFIETACNIIDDHF
- a CDS encoding phosphoglycerate kinase, encoding MQTISSYDFKGKRALIRVDFNVPLNENFEITDDTRMRAALPTIKKIIEGGGSPVIMSHLGRPKNGPEEKFSLKPLVNHLSELLGGATVKIAPDCIGEEVKEMAANVKPGEVLILENLRFYKEETAGDEEFAAKLAENGDCWVNDAFGTAHRAHASTAIIAKFFPNDKMFGYLIESEVESLDKVVKAPQRPLTAIMGGAKVSSKITIIENLLDKVDNLILGGGMKFTFIKAHGGKVGSSICEDDYLETALNIEKLAKEKGVNLYMATDVIAADAFSNDANVKTIPVNEIPDGWMGLDAGPDTIEIFKKVIENSGTILWNGPIGVFEMPAFAEGSIAIGNAIVEATKKGAFSLVGGGDSVACVNQFGFTDGVSYISTAGGALLEYLEGKVLPGVAAVRGE